The Sphingomonas sanxanigenens DSM 19645 = NX02 genome includes a region encoding these proteins:
- a CDS encoding winged helix-turn-helix domain-containing protein, with translation MILGNLKVKAQLVCGDEFAIGPGKAVLLEAIDGEGSISGAGRRLGMSYRRTWLLVDSMNRCFTEKLVETLSGGGRERGARLTDEGRRALAAYRMMEAEMMRAADGPALAELRAMLRAEPLPPHGD, from the coding sequence ATGATCCTCGGCAACCTCAAGGTGAAGGCGCAGCTCGTCTGCGGCGACGAGTTCGCGATCGGGCCGGGCAAGGCCGTGCTGCTCGAGGCGATCGACGGCGAGGGCTCGATCTCGGGTGCCGGCCGCAGGCTGGGGATGAGCTACCGGCGGACGTGGCTGCTGGTCGACTCGATGAACCGCTGCTTCACCGAAAAGCTGGTCGAGACGCTGTCGGGCGGCGGGCGGGAGCGCGGCGCGCGGCTGACCGACGAGGGCCGCCGTGCGCTTGCCGCCTATCGCATGATGGAAGCGGAGATGATGCGCGCCGCCGACGGCCCCGCGCTCGCCGAACTGCGCGCGATGCTGCGCGCGGAGCCGCTGCCGCCGCACGGCGACTGA
- the accC gene encoding acetyl-CoA carboxylase biotin carboxylase subunit, which translates to MTIQKILIANRGEIALRIHRAAHEMGIRTVAVHSTADADAMHVRLADEAICIGPPPAGESYLNIPNIISAAEISQADAIHPGYGFLSENARFAEIVEQHQIIWIGPKPEHIRTMGDKVEAKRSAGALGLPLVPGSDGAIGDLAEAKALAREIGYPVLIKAASGGGGRGMKVVQSEDQLETQMAQAGSEAKAAFGDATVYMEKYLGNPRHIEFQIFGDGKGNAIHLGERDCSLQRRHQKVLEEAPSPVISAEVREEMGGLVARAMADMGYRGAGTIEFLYEDGKFYFIEMNTRLQVEHPVTEAITGLDLVREQIRIAEGHPLTLRQEDVVFRGHAIECRINAEDPRTFAPSPGTVTNYHAPGGMNVRVDSGLYAGYRIPPYYDSMIAKLIVYGTTRQGALRRLRRALEEFVIDGVKTTIPLHQKLLDAPDFQSGDYTIKWLEEWLQAEGGE; encoded by the coding sequence ATGACGATCCAGAAGATCCTCATCGCCAACCGCGGTGAGATCGCGTTGCGAATCCACCGCGCCGCGCACGAGATGGGCATCCGCACCGTCGCCGTGCATTCGACCGCCGATGCGGACGCGATGCACGTGCGGCTGGCGGACGAGGCGATCTGCATCGGCCCCCCGCCCGCCGGCGAATCCTATCTGAACATCCCGAACATCATCTCGGCCGCCGAGATCAGCCAGGCGGATGCGATCCATCCGGGCTATGGCTTCCTCAGCGAGAATGCGCGCTTCGCGGAGATCGTGGAGCAGCACCAGATCATCTGGATCGGGCCCAAGCCCGAGCATATCCGCACGATGGGCGACAAGGTGGAGGCCAAGCGCTCCGCCGGCGCGCTCGGCCTGCCGCTGGTTCCGGGGTCGGACGGCGCGATCGGCGACCTCGCCGAAGCCAAGGCGCTCGCCCGCGAGATCGGCTATCCGGTGCTGATCAAGGCGGCGTCGGGCGGTGGCGGCCGCGGCATGAAGGTGGTGCAGAGCGAGGACCAGCTCGAAACGCAGATGGCGCAGGCCGGCAGCGAGGCGAAGGCGGCGTTCGGCGATGCCACCGTCTACATGGAAAAATATCTCGGCAACCCGCGCCACATCGAGTTCCAGATCTTCGGTGACGGCAAGGGCAACGCCATCCATCTCGGCGAGCGCGACTGTTCGCTGCAGCGCCGCCACCAGAAGGTGCTCGAGGAAGCCCCCTCGCCCGTCATCTCGGCCGAGGTGCGCGAGGAAATGGGCGGGCTCGTCGCCCGGGCGATGGCCGACATGGGCTATCGCGGCGCCGGCACGATCGAGTTCCTCTACGAGGACGGCAAATTCTACTTCATCGAGATGAACACCCGCCTGCAGGTGGAGCATCCGGTGACCGAGGCGATCACCGGCCTCGATCTCGTCCGCGAACAGATCCGCATCGCCGAGGGCCATCCGCTGACCTTGCGTCAGGAAGATGTGGTGTTCCGCGGCCATGCGATCGAATGCCGCATCAATGCCGAGGATCCGCGCACCTTCGCGCCCTCGCCGGGCACGGTGACCAACTATCATGCCCCGGGCGGCATGAATGTGCGCGTCGATAGCGGCCTCTACGCCGGCTACCGCATCCCGCCCTATTACGACTCGATGATCGCCAAGCTGATCGTCTACGGCACGACGCGCCAGGGCGCGCTGCGCCGCCTGCGCCGCGCGCTGGAGGAGTTCGTGATCGACGGCGTGAAGACGACGATCCCGCTGCACCAGAAGCTGCTCGACGCGCCCGATTTCCAGTCGGGCGACTATACGATCAAGTGGCTGGAGGAATGGCTGCAGGCCGAGGGCGGCGAATGA
- a CDS encoding dicarboxylate/amino acid:cation symporter, producing the protein MSEAIAETEAQPGKPRRSRLHWRMAAGFAIGTACGLAAHVLGEDAAWLKIVTDYVTGPIGQLFLRLLFMLVIPLLFSALVLGVASMGEIRSLKRIGVNTLVLTVIVSSIAVAVSLALVNWVQPGRVLDQGFAQELLARSSGTAKTLLERSPESKTGIDALLAIVPANPVAAMAENDILAVMFFALAIGIGLLLVRQDETTIFRQGIEGLFAVSMKLIGLVIKLAPVAVFCFMFNLTALFGWELLLGLSAYVGVVIGALGIQTFIVFPILLLLLARRNPLTFFGDVQEAGLMAFSTASSNATLPTALRIADENLHLPPRVARFVLTIGATANQNGTAMFEGVTVIFLAQFFGVDLSLSQQVMVMGVCILGGIGTAGVPAGSLPVVAMILGMVGVPPAGIGLVLGVDRFLDMCRTALNVVGDLVLATIVAHREPAGAAG; encoded by the coding sequence ATGAGCGAAGCGATCGCCGAGACGGAAGCACAACCCGGCAAGCCCCGCCGCTCCCGCCTTCACTGGCGCATGGCCGCGGGTTTCGCCATCGGCACCGCCTGCGGCCTCGCCGCGCATGTGCTTGGTGAGGACGCCGCCTGGCTGAAGATCGTTACCGACTATGTGACGGGGCCGATCGGCCAGCTTTTCCTGCGGCTGCTGTTCATGCTCGTCATCCCGCTGCTGTTCTCGGCGCTGGTGCTGGGGGTCGCCAGCATGGGCGAGATCCGGTCGCTGAAACGGATCGGCGTCAACACGCTGGTGCTGACCGTGATCGTCTCGTCGATCGCGGTCGCCGTCAGCCTCGCGCTGGTCAACTGGGTGCAGCCCGGCCGCGTGCTCGATCAGGGGTTCGCGCAGGAACTGCTCGCCCGTTCGTCGGGCACCGCGAAGACGCTGCTCGAACGCAGCCCGGAGAGCAAGACCGGCATCGATGCGCTGCTGGCGATCGTGCCGGCGAATCCGGTCGCGGCGATGGCCGAGAACGACATCCTCGCGGTGATGTTCTTCGCGCTGGCGATCGGCATCGGCCTGCTGCTGGTCCGGCAGGACGAGACCACCATATTCCGGCAGGGGATCGAGGGGCTGTTCGCCGTTTCGATGAAACTGATCGGCCTCGTCATCAAGCTCGCGCCGGTGGCGGTGTTCTGCTTCATGTTCAACCTGACCGCGCTGTTCGGCTGGGAATTGCTGCTCGGCCTTTCCGCCTATGTCGGCGTCGTCATCGGCGCGCTGGGGATCCAGACCTTCATCGTCTTCCCGATCCTGCTGCTGCTGCTCGCGCGCCGCAACCCGCTGACCTTCTTCGGCGACGTGCAGGAAGCCGGGCTGATGGCCTTCTCGACCGCCTCGTCCAACGCGACCCTGCCGACCGCGCTGCGCATCGCCGACGAGAATCTGCACCTGCCGCCGCGCGTCGCACGCTTCGTGCTGACGATCGGCGCGACCGCGAACCAGAATGGCACCGCGATGTTCGAGGGGGTGACGGTGATCTTCCTCGCCCAATTCTTCGGCGTCGACCTCAGCCTCAGCCAGCAGGTGATGGTGATGGGCGTGTGTATCCTCGGCGGCATCGGCACCGCCGGCGTGCCGGCGGGATCGCTGCCGGTGGTCGCGATGATCCTCGGCATGGTCGGCGTGCCGCCGGCGGGGATCGGGCTGGTGCTTGGCGTCGACCGCTTCCTCGACATGTGCCGGACGGCGCTCAACGTGGTCGGCGATCTGGTGCTGGCGACGATCGTCGCGCATCGGGAACCGGCGGGGGCGGCGGGGTGA
- a CDS encoding porin family protein: protein MKKFLIASVAVFGLATPAFAQDDTAVSGFRLEAVAGIDNVDIEGEGDTGFAYGIAAGYDFATGSNILVGADAEVTFATTEKYDVGAGRDLYVGGRIGTQVGSGVLLYAKAGYTNARIDVDGGGDFNVDGVRVGAGLEAPLTDRFFVKAEYRYSNYELGIERHQGLAGVGVRF, encoded by the coding sequence ATGAAGAAGTTTCTTATTGCGTCCGTTGCAGTTTTCGGCCTCGCAACGCCGGCTTTCGCGCAGGACGATACTGCCGTCAGCGGCTTTCGTCTTGAGGCTGTTGCCGGAATCGACAATGTCGACATCGAAGGCGAAGGCGATACCGGCTTTGCTTACGGCATTGCCGCCGGTTATGACTTTGCGACGGGCAGCAACATCCTCGTCGGCGCAGATGCCGAAGTGACCTTCGCGACGACCGAGAAATATGATGTCGGCGCCGGGCGTGACCTCTATGTCGGCGGCCGCATCGGCACCCAGGTCGGCAGCGGCGTCCTGCTCTATGCCAAGGCCGGCTACACCAACGCCCGCATCGACGTCGATGGCGGCGGCGACTTCAACGTCGACGGCGTGCGCGTCGGCGCCGGCCTCGAAGCGCCGCTCACCGATCGCTTCTTCGTCAAGGCAGAGTATCGCTACAGCAATTATGAACTCGGCATCGAGCGCCACCAGGGCCTCGCCGGGGTCGGCGTTCGCTTCTGA
- a CDS encoding alpha/beta hydrolase: MRLRRLALALLLLATACDDPQPQETARRIIGAHFVEPVLIRADDGVIVHGLDYRTSRPRGVVLLFHQAGSSKAEYNEIAAKLIDRGFNALAIDQRSGGNLFGINETVQALGRSTDYAAARPDLDAAFAWARGEKLPIILWGSSYSAGMVFELAADHPGEIAAVLAFSPGEYREGGTSVATAAGKVDVPIYVTAEKTPEEARGAKAILAASPSKDKVYATPRKTGIHGSSTLIMARNPEGAADNWKSVDEFLDRIVPPLPEEEEEDAAKPEPARR, encoded by the coding sequence ATGCGCCTCCGCCGGCTCGCGCTGGCGCTGCTGCTGCTCGCGACCGCGTGCGACGATCCGCAGCCGCAGGAAACCGCGCGCCGCATCATCGGCGCGCATTTCGTCGAGCCGGTGCTGATCCGGGCCGACGATGGCGTGATCGTCCACGGCCTCGATTACCGGACGTCGCGGCCGCGCGGGGTGGTGCTGCTGTTCCACCAGGCGGGATCGAGCAAGGCCGAGTATAACGAGATCGCCGCGAAGCTGATCGATCGCGGCTTCAACGCGCTGGCGATCGACCAGCGTTCCGGCGGCAACCTGTTCGGCATCAACGAGACGGTGCAGGCGCTGGGCCGCAGCACCGACTATGCCGCCGCGCGGCCCGACCTGGATGCCGCGTTCGCCTGGGCCAGGGGGGAGAAACTGCCGATCATCCTGTGGGGCAGCAGCTATAGCGCCGGCATGGTGTTCGAGCTGGCCGCCGACCATCCGGGCGAAATCGCCGCGGTGCTCGCCTTCTCGCCCGGCGAGTATCGCGAGGGCGGCACGTCGGTCGCCACCGCGGCCGGCAAGGTCGACGTGCCGATCTACGTCACCGCCGAGAAGACGCCCGAGGAGGCGCGCGGCGCCAAGGCGATCCTTGCGGCCTCGCCCTCGAAGGACAAGGTCTACGCGACGCCGCGCAAGACCGGCATCCACGGATCCTCGACATTGATCATGGCGCGCAACCCCGAGGGCGCGGCCGACAATTGGAAGAGCGTCGACGAATTCCTCGACCGCATCGTCCCGCCGCTGCCCGAGGAAGAGGAAGAAGACGCCGCCAAACCGGAACCGGCTCGCCGCTGA
- the thiS gene encoding sulfur carrier protein ThiS, with the protein MPSADTVSITLNGEQRRVAGGISLAALAAELGFDPAKIAVERNLEVVPRSTLGAVPVADGDSLEIVHFVGGGDHGAAVDEDRWSVAGHSFRSRLIVGTGKYKDFAQNAAAVEASGAEIVTVAVRRVNVSDPKAPMLTDYIDPRKITYLPNTAGCFTGDEAVRTLRLAREAGGWDLVKLEVLGEARTLYPDMVETLRATEILAREGFKPMVYCVDDPIAAKRLEDAGAVAIMPLGAPIGSGLGIQNLVTIRLIVEGAKVPVLVDAGVGQASDAAVAMELGCDGVLMNTAIAEAQDPIMMAAAMKAAVEAGRLSYRAGRMGKRRYADPSSPLAGLI; encoded by the coding sequence ATGCCCAGCGCCGACACCGTATCGATCACCCTGAACGGCGAGCAGCGCCGCGTAGCGGGCGGCATTTCGCTCGCCGCGCTCGCGGCCGAACTCGGTTTCGATCCGGCGAAGATCGCGGTCGAGCGCAACCTCGAGGTCGTGCCGCGCTCGACGCTGGGCGCCGTGCCGGTGGCGGACGGCGATTCGCTGGAGATCGTCCACTTCGTCGGCGGCGGCGATCATGGCGCGGCGGTGGACGAGGATCGCTGGTCGGTCGCCGGCCACAGCTTCCGCTCGCGGCTGATCGTCGGCACCGGCAAATACAAGGACTTCGCGCAGAACGCCGCCGCGGTCGAGGCGTCGGGCGCCGAGATCGTCACGGTCGCGGTGCGCCGGGTCAACGTCAGCGATCCCAAGGCGCCGATGCTGACCGATTATATCGATCCCCGGAAGATCACCTACCTGCCCAATACCGCCGGCTGCTTCACCGGCGACGAGGCGGTGCGGACCTTGCGGCTGGCGCGCGAGGCCGGGGGCTGGGATCTGGTGAAGCTGGAAGTGCTCGGCGAGGCGCGCACGCTCTATCCCGACATGGTCGAAACGCTGCGCGCCACCGAGATACTGGCCAGGGAAGGCTTCAAGCCGATGGTCTATTGCGTCGACGATCCGATCGCCGCCAAGCGGCTGGAGGATGCCGGCGCGGTCGCGATCATGCCGCTGGGCGCGCCGATCGGCTCCGGCCTCGGCATCCAGAACCTCGTCACGATCAGGCTGATCGTCGAGGGCGCAAAGGTGCCGGTGCTGGTCGATGCCGGCGTCGGCCAGGCATCCGACGCGGCGGTGGCGATGGAACTGGGCTGTGACGGCGTGCTGATGAACACCGCGATCGCCGAAGCGCAGGATCCGATCATGATGGCGGCGGCGATGAAGGCGGCGGTGGAGGCCGGGCGGCTTTCCTACCGCGCCGGCCGGATGGGCAAGCGGCGCTACGCCGATCCGTCGAGCCCGCTCGCAGGCCTGATCTGA
- a CDS encoding arsenate reductase family protein, with protein MKATIWHNPNCSTSRKALDILKATAGVEVEVIQYLKTPPTADKLAQLYRDAGMAPRDGLRMRNTDAADRGLTSADDARVLAAMVAEPVLIERPLVETEKGVRLCRPVDKIHEIL; from the coding sequence ATGAAGGCCACGATCTGGCACAACCCGAATTGCTCGACGTCGCGCAAGGCGCTCGACATCCTCAAGGCCACCGCGGGCGTCGAGGTCGAGGTGATCCAGTATCTCAAGACGCCGCCGACCGCCGATAAGCTGGCGCAGCTCTATCGCGACGCCGGCATGGCCCCGCGCGACGGGCTGCGCATGCGCAACACCGACGCGGCGGACCGCGGGCTGACCAGCGCCGACGACGCCAGGGTGCTGGCCGCGATGGTGGCGGAACCGGTGCTGATCGAACGCCCGCTGGTGGAGACGGAGAAGGGCGTGCGGCTGTGCCGGCCGGTGGACAAGATCCACGAGATCCTCTGA
- a CDS encoding thiamine pyrophosphate-binding protein: MTQTRTGGRILVDQLLIQGCDRIFTVPGESFLAVLDALHDSPEIQQVVCRQEGGVGFMAAADGMMTGRPGIAFVTRGPGATNASIGVHVAQQDSVPMILFIGDVARGDRDREGFQEVDFTAMFAPLAKWATRIDDAARIPEYVARAYAVAMSGRPGPVVIALPEDMLADAVVALDRPRVAPAVQPACSGAMGTVFDILRDAAAPVAIVGGAGWDDAAADRFAAFAERIGLPVAVAFRRQDAIGNASPVYAGNLGYGPNPRLAQRVRDADVLLVVGARLGEATTDGYTLITPDHPGQILIHVHPDPNELGRVYRTDLSVCAEPREFAELAALWEDDILPFADGAAAHEEFLAWSTPVPTGATLDLGQCVATMRETLPADSVICNGAGNFSAWWHRFWHYGPRPSQLAPTCGAMGFGTPAAVAAALRMPERQAIVLAGDGDFLMNGQELATAVRYGCPLLVLVIDNGSYGTIRMHQEREYPARVSGTDLVNPDFAALGRAYGAWAETVETTEQFAPALERAMAQAGVKLLHLKTDVELISPATTIAKLRAAAEAKHG, encoded by the coding sequence ATGACCCAGACTCGCACCGGTGGCCGCATCCTCGTCGACCAGCTCCTGATCCAGGGCTGCGATCGCATCTTCACCGTCCCCGGGGAGAGCTTTCTCGCCGTGCTGGACGCGCTGCACGACAGCCCCGAAATCCAGCAGGTCGTCTGCCGTCAGGAGGGCGGCGTCGGCTTCATGGCGGCCGCGGACGGCATGATGACCGGGCGCCCCGGCATCGCCTTCGTCACCCGCGGGCCGGGTGCCACCAACGCCTCGATCGGCGTGCATGTCGCGCAGCAGGATTCGGTGCCGATGATCCTGTTCATCGGCGACGTCGCGCGCGGCGACCGCGACCGCGAGGGCTTTCAGGAAGTCGACTTTACCGCGATGTTCGCGCCGCTCGCCAAATGGGCGACGCGGATCGACGATGCCGCGCGCATCCCCGAATATGTCGCGCGCGCCTATGCCGTCGCGATGTCCGGCCGCCCCGGCCCGGTGGTGATCGCGCTGCCCGAGGACATGCTGGCCGACGCCGTCGTCGCGCTCGACCGCCCGCGCGTGGCGCCGGCGGTGCAGCCCGCCTGCTCCGGCGCGATGGGCACCGTGTTCGATATCCTGCGCGACGCCGCGGCGCCGGTCGCGATCGTCGGCGGCGCTGGGTGGGACGATGCCGCCGCGGACCGGTTCGCCGCCTTCGCCGAGCGTATCGGCCTGCCCGTCGCCGTCGCGTTCCGCCGCCAGGATGCGATCGGCAACGCCAGCCCGGTCTATGCCGGCAATCTCGGCTATGGCCCCAACCCCAGGCTGGCGCAGCGCGTTCGCGATGCCGACGTGCTGCTGGTGGTGGGCGCGCGGCTGGGCGAGGCGACGACCGACGGCTACACGCTGATCACGCCGGACCATCCCGGCCAGATCCTGATCCACGTCCACCCCGACCCCAACGAGCTGGGCCGCGTCTATCGCACCGACCTGTCGGTCTGCGCCGAGCCGCGCGAGTTCGCCGAGCTCGCCGCCCTGTGGGAGGATGACATCCTCCCCTTCGCGGACGGCGCCGCGGCGCATGAGGAGTTCCTCGCCTGGTCGACGCCGGTGCCCACCGGCGCCACGCTCGACCTCGGCCAGTGCGTCGCGACGATGCGCGAAACGCTGCCGGCGGACAGCGTGATCTGCAACGGCGCCGGCAATTTCTCCGCCTGGTGGCACCGTTTCTGGCATTATGGCCCCCGCCCCTCCCAGCTTGCCCCCACCTGCGGCGCGATGGGCTTCGGCACGCCGGCCGCCGTCGCGGCGGCGCTGCGCATGCCGGAACGGCAGGCGATCGTGCTCGCCGGCGACGGCGATTTCCTGATGAACGGGCAGGAACTGGCGACCGCGGTGCGCTATGGCTGCCCGCTGCTGGTGCTGGTGATCGACAATGGCAGCTACGGCACCATCCGCATGCATCAGGAGCGCGAATATCCCGCGCGGGTCTCGGGCACCGACCTCGTCAATCCGGACTTCGCGGCGCTCGGCCGCGCCTATGGCGCCTGGGCGGAAACGGTGGAGACCACCGAACAGTTCGCCCCCGCGCTGGAACGCGCGATGGCGCAGGCGGGGGTCAAGCTGCTGCACCTCAAGACCGATGTCGAGCTGATCTCCCCGGCGACGACGATCGCCAAGCTGCGCGCCGCCGCCGAGGCGAAGCACGGCTGA
- the aat gene encoding leucyl/phenylalanyl-tRNA--protein transferase → MLSLDVNLLLRAYAAGVFPMSDSRDAGEVFWVEPHRRGILPLDGFHLSRSLAKTIRSGRFVVTVDTAFAEVIAACAEARPDRPKTWINRQIEDACLTLHRRGHAHSVEAWLDGRLAGGLYGIALGGAFFGESMFSRARDASKVALAHLVARLRAGGFTLLDCQFITDHLASLGAIEVTRETYVSLLDSALGGGAGDGSAAGAAGAAAAVPDFFALEALPDPSRTTSVSGPASGKLIVQLLDQTS, encoded by the coding sequence ATGCTTTCGCTCGACGTCAACCTGCTGCTTCGTGCCTATGCGGCCGGCGTGTTCCCGATGTCGGACAGCCGGGACGCGGGCGAAGTGTTCTGGGTGGAGCCGCACCGCCGCGGCATTCTGCCGCTCGACGGATTCCACCTCTCGCGCTCGCTGGCCAAGACGATCCGGTCCGGGCGGTTCGTGGTGACGGTGGATACCGCCTTTGCGGAGGTGATCGCCGCCTGTGCGGAGGCGCGGCCGGACCGGCCCAAGACGTGGATCAACCGCCAGATCGAGGATGCCTGCCTGACCCTGCACCGGCGCGGCCATGCCCACTCGGTGGAGGCGTGGCTCGACGGGCGGCTGGCGGGCGGGCTCTATGGCATCGCGCTGGGCGGCGCCTTTTTCGGCGAGAGCATGTTCAGCCGCGCGCGGGACGCCTCGAAGGTCGCGCTCGCGCACCTCGTCGCGCGGCTGCGCGCGGGCGGCTTCACGCTGCTCGACTGCCAGTTCATCACCGATCACCTCGCCAGCCTGGGCGCGATCGAGGTGACGCGGGAGACCTATGTGTCGTTGCTCGATTCGGCGCTGGGCGGGGGTGCCGGCGACGGCTCGGCGGCGGGTGCCGCAGGTGCGGCGGCGGCCGTGCCCGACTTCTTCGCGCTCGAGGCGCTGCCCGATCCCTCGCGGACCACCAGCGTGTCCGGCCCCGCCTCGGGGAAGCTCATCGTGCAGCTCTTGGACCAGACATCGTAG
- a CDS encoding CsbD family protein: MGELVDKIKGNVNEAVGKAKQAVGKERRDERLADEGAAQEVKGKGQQFAGKVKGALGDDI; this comes from the coding sequence ATGGGTGAACTGGTCGACAAGATCAAAGGCAATGTCAACGAAGCCGTCGGCAAGGCCAAGCAGGCCGTTGGCAAGGAACGGCGCGACGAGCGCCTCGCCGACGAAGGCGCCGCGCAGGAAGTGAAGGGCAAGGGCCAGCAATTCGCCGGCAAGGTGAAGGGCGCCCTCGGCGACGACATCTGA
- a CDS encoding ParA family protein, whose protein sequence is MATIAVYSLKGGVGKTTLAVNLAWSSATQSARRTLLWDLDPQGGASFLLADGKTPKAQAQSVFSRDVEPEKLIRPTAIPRLDLLAADISLRGLDLLFHDMGKKKRLTKLLETLHKDYDRIILDCPPGLTETSEQVMRAADIILAPVIPSPLSRRTLDDVVAYLNQQSGRMPPIQPIYAMVDKRRTLHREALAENPGWPAIPYASAVEQMAIERAPVATFAAKSPAALAFSTLWRGVEKRLAQAAA, encoded by the coding sequence TTGGCAACCATCGCGGTCTACAGTCTCAAGGGCGGTGTCGGCAAAACCACGCTCGCGGTGAATCTCGCCTGGTCCTCGGCCACCCAGTCCGCGCGCCGCACATTGCTGTGGGATCTCGATCCGCAGGGCGGCGCCAGCTTCCTGCTCGCTGACGGCAAGACGCCCAAGGCGCAGGCGCAATCGGTCTTCTCCAGGGATGTCGAGCCGGAAAAGCTGATCCGGCCGACCGCGATCCCGCGGCTCGACCTGCTCGCCGCCGACATCTCGCTGCGCGGGCTCGACCTGCTGTTCCACGACATGGGCAAGAAGAAGCGGCTGACCAAGCTGCTCGAAACGCTGCACAAGGATTATGACCGCATCATCCTCGATTGCCCGCCGGGGCTGACCGAAACCAGCGAGCAGGTGATGCGCGCGGCGGACATCATCCTGGCGCCCGTCATCCCCTCCCCGCTCTCGCGGCGGACGCTCGACGACGTCGTCGCCTATCTCAACCAGCAGAGCGGCCGCATGCCGCCGATCCAGCCGATCTACGCGATGGTCGACAAGCGCCGGACCCTGCATCGCGAGGCGCTGGCGGAGAATCCGGGCTGGCCGGCGATCCCCTATGCCAGCGCGGTCGAGCAGATGGCGATCGAGCGCGCGCCGGTGGCGACCTTCGCCGCCAAGAGCCCGGCGGCGCTCGCTTTCTCCACCCTGTGGCGCGGCGTCGAGAAGCGGCTCGCGCAAGCCGCCGCATGA
- the accB gene encoding acetyl-CoA carboxylase biotin carboxyl carrier protein yields MSQENSGAMQVDAALVRQLAELLDQTQLTEIEVQDGERKIRVARTVNVTAAAVPHYAPSAPAAPAATAAAAAPASPAEHPGTVKSPMVGTAYLAAEPGAAPFIAVGTKVTAGQTLLIVEAMKVMNPIQSPRAGTVTAVFVDNGQPVEFDQPLVVVE; encoded by the coding sequence ATGAGCCAGGAAAACAGTGGAGCCATGCAGGTTGATGCGGCGCTTGTGCGCCAGCTCGCCGAGCTGCTCGACCAGACGCAGTTGACCGAGATCGAGGTCCAGGACGGCGAGCGCAAGATCCGTGTCGCCCGTACCGTAAACGTCACCGCCGCCGCGGTTCCGCACTATGCGCCGTCCGCGCCCGCAGCGCCGGCGGCAACCGCTGCTGCCGCGGCCCCGGCATCCCCGGCCGAACATCCCGGCACGGTGAAGTCGCCGATGGTCGGCACCGCCTATCTGGCGGCCGAGCCGGGTGCGGCGCCGTTCATCGCGGTCGGCACCAAGGTCACCGCCGGCCAGACGCTGCTGATCGTCGAGGCGATGAAGGTGATGAACCCGATCCAGAGCCCGCGCGCCGGCACCGTGACCGCGGTGTTCGTCGATAACGGCCAGCCGGTCGAATTCGACCAGCCGCTCGTCGTGGTCGAGTAA
- the aroQ gene encoding type II 3-dehydroquinate dehydratase: MSDPSATQNSTIYVLNGPNLNLLGLREPDIYGHDTLDDIAGRLEDRGRELGIEIDMRQSNHEGHLIDWLHEAGARGARAVILNPGGYTHTSIALHDAIKSIAVPVIEVHLSNPHARESFRHVSFVGRAAKGTIAGFGALSYLLALDAAASL, from the coding sequence TTGTCTGATCCGTCGGCGACCCAGAATTCCACCATCTACGTGCTGAACGGCCCCAATCTCAACCTGCTGGGGCTGCGCGAACCGGACATCTACGGCCACGACACGCTGGACGATATCGCCGGCCGGCTGGAAGACCGTGGCCGCGAACTCGGCATCGAGATCGACATGCGCCAGTCCAACCATGAGGGCCATCTGATCGACTGGCTGCACGAAGCCGGTGCGCGGGGCGCCAGGGCGGTCATCCTCAACCCCGGCGGCTACACGCACACCTCGATCGCGTTGCACGATGCGATCAAGAGCATCGCCGTGCCGGTGATCGAGGTGCATCTTTCCAATCCGCACGCGCGCGAATCCTTCCGTCATGTCAGCTTCGTCGGCCGCGCCGCGAAGGGGACGATCGCGGGGTTCGGCGCGCTTTCCTATCTGCTTGCGCTGGACGCGGCGGCGAGTCTCTGA